The following proteins are co-located in the Theropithecus gelada isolate Dixy chromosome 19, Tgel_1.0, whole genome shotgun sequence genome:
- the RPL28 gene encoding 60S ribosomal protein L28 isoform X1 produces MSAHLQWMVVRNCSSFLIKRNKQTYSTEPNNLKARNSFRYNGLIHRKTVGVEPAADGKGVVVVIKRRSGQRKPATSYVRTTINKNARATLSSIRHMIRKNKYRPDLRMDMLASTCQGCVAVAVQPCASSLTSMCLRTLICNMSIDLTTQG; encoded by the exons ATGTCTGCGCATCTGCAATGGATGGTCGTGCGGAACTGCTCCAGTTTCCTGATCAAGAGGAATAAGCAGACCTACAGTACT GAGCCCAATAACTTGAAGGCCCGCAATTCCTTCCGCTACAACGGGCTGATTCACCGCAAGACCGTGGGCGTGGAGCCGGCAGCCGACGGCAAAGGCGTCGTGGTGGTCATTAAGCGGAGATCCG GCCAGCGGAAGCCTGCCACCTCCTACGTGCGGACCACCATCAACAAGAATGCTCGCGCCACGCTCAGCAGCATCAGACACATGATCCGCAAGAACAAGTACCGCCCCGACCTGCGCATG GACATGCTGGCATCCACTTGTCAGGGCTGCGTTGCTGTGGCTGTGCAACCTTGTGCAAGTTCCTTGACCTCTATGTGTCTTCGTACCCTCATCTGTAACATGTCAATCGACCTTACTACTCAGGGTTGA
- the RPL28 gene encoding 60S ribosomal protein L28 isoform X2 — MSAHLQWMVVRNCSSFLIKRNKQTYSTEPNNLKARNSFRYNGLIHRKTVGVEPAADGKGVVVVIKRRSGQRKPATSYVRTTINKNARATLSSIRHMIRKNKYRPDLRMAAIRRASAILRSQKPVMVKRKRTRPTKSS; from the exons ATGTCTGCGCATCTGCAATGGATGGTCGTGCGGAACTGCTCCAGTTTCCTGATCAAGAGGAATAAGCAGACCTACAGTACT GAGCCCAATAACTTGAAGGCCCGCAATTCCTTCCGCTACAACGGGCTGATTCACCGCAAGACCGTGGGCGTGGAGCCGGCAGCCGACGGCAAAGGCGTCGTGGTGGTCATTAAGCGGAGATCCG GCCAGCGGAAGCCTGCCACCTCCTACGTGCGGACCACCATCAACAAGAATGCTCGCGCCACGCTCAGCAGCATCAGACACATGATCCGCAAGAACAAGTACCGCCCCGACCTGCGCATG GCAGCCATCCGCAGGGCCAGCGCCATCCTGCGCAGCCAGAAGCCTGTGATGGTGAAGAGGAAGCGGACCCGCCCTACCAAGAGCTCCTGA
- the RPL28 gene encoding 60S ribosomal protein L28 isoform X3 encodes MSAHLQWMVVRNCSSFLIKRNKQTYSTEPNNLKARNSFRYNGLIHRKTVGVEPAADGKGQRKPATSYVRTTINKNARATLSSIRHMIRKNKYRPDLRMAAIRRASAILRSQKPVMVKRKRTRPTKSS; translated from the exons ATGTCTGCGCATCTGCAATGGATGGTCGTGCGGAACTGCTCCAGTTTCCTGATCAAGAGGAATAAGCAGACCTACAGTACT GAGCCCAATAACTTGAAGGCCCGCAATTCCTTCCGCTACAACGGGCTGATTCACCGCAAGACCGTGGGCGTGGAGCCGGCAGCCGACGGCAAAG GCCAGCGGAAGCCTGCCACCTCCTACGTGCGGACCACCATCAACAAGAATGCTCGCGCCACGCTCAGCAGCATCAGACACATGATCCGCAAGAACAAGTACCGCCCCGACCTGCGCATG GCAGCCATCCGCAGGGCCAGCGCCATCCTGCGCAGCCAGAAGCCTGTGATGGTGAAGAGGAAGCGGACCCGCCCTACCAAGAGCTCCTGA
- the RPL28 gene encoding 60S ribosomal protein L28 isoform X4 yields the protein MSAHLQWMVVRNCSSFLIKRNKQTYSTEPNNLKARNSFRYNGLIHRKTVGVEPAADGKGVVVVIKRRSGQRKPATSYVRTTINKNARATLSSIRHMIRKNKYRPDLRMPSAGPAPSCAARSL from the exons ATGTCTGCGCATCTGCAATGGATGGTCGTGCGGAACTGCTCCAGTTTCCTGATCAAGAGGAATAAGCAGACCTACAGTACT GAGCCCAATAACTTGAAGGCCCGCAATTCCTTCCGCTACAACGGGCTGATTCACCGCAAGACCGTGGGCGTGGAGCCGGCAGCCGACGGCAAAGGCGTCGTGGTGGTCATTAAGCGGAGATCCG GCCAGCGGAAGCCTGCCACCTCCTACGTGCGGACCACCATCAACAAGAATGCTCGCGCCACGCTCAGCAGCATCAGACACATGATCCGCAAGAACAAGTACCGCCCCGACCTGCGCATG CCATCCGCAGGGCCAGCGCCATCCTGCGCAGCCAGAAGCCTGTGA
- the UBE2S gene encoding ubiquitin-conjugating enzyme E2 S, with product MNSNVENLPPHIIRLVYKEVTTLTADPPDGIKVFPNEEDLTDLQVTIEGPEGTPYAGGLFRMKLLLGKDFPASPPKGYFLTKIFHPNVGANGEICVNVLKRDWTAELGIRHVLLTIKCLLIHPNPESALNEEAGRLLLENYEEYAARARLLTEIHGGAGGPSGRAEAGRALASGTAASSTDPGAPGGPGGAEGPMAKKHAGERDKKLAAKKKTDKKRALRRL from the exons ATG AACTCCAACGTGGAGAACCTGCCCCCGCACATCATCCGCCTGGTGTACAAGGAGGTGACGACACTGACCGCAGACCCACCCGATGGCATCAAGGTCTTTCCCAACGAGGAGGACCTCACCGACCTCCAGGTCACCATCGAGGGCCCTG AGGGGACCCCATATGCTGGAGGTCTGTTCCGCATGAAACTCCTGCTGGGGAAGGacttccctgcctccccacccaaGGGCTACTTCCTAACCAAGATCTTCCACCCGAATGTGGGCGCCAATGGCGAGATCTGCGTCAACGTGCTCAAGAGGGACTGGACGGCTGAGCTGGGCATCCGACACGTACTGCTG ACCATCAAGTGCCTGCTGATCCACCCTAACCCCGAGTCTGCACTCAACGAGGAGGCGGGCCGCCTGCTCTTGGAGAACTACGAGGAGTATGCGGCTCGGGCCCGGCTGCTCACGGAGATCCACGGGGGCGCCGGCGGGCCTAGCGGCAGGGCCGAAGCCGGTCGGGCCCTGGCCAGTGGCACTGCAGCCTCCTCTACCGACCCTGGGGCCCCAGGGGGCCCTGGAGGGGCTGAGGGTCCCATGGCCAAGAAGCATGCTGGCGAGCGCGATAAGAAGCTAGCGGCCAAGAAAAAGACGGACAAGAAGCGGGCGCTGCGGCGGCTGTAG